The proteins below are encoded in one region of Synergistaceae bacterium:
- a CDS encoding heavy metal translocating P-type ATPase, with translation MQRYILARKNQIALICGVLIAVSFAAHLGFLDEWIALWGLVSASVLGVAPIAIQAFQSLRFRVVSIDVLVTVAVSGAFFIRNFEESAIVTFLFLFGAYLEQRTLNKTRAAIKELTEMAPESALKLLESGEYEEVDVDEVDIGDVLLVKTGDKIPVDGTVLSGEGSINEASITGESLPVEKEKGSGVFAGTILDNGTLQIVADRVGEDTTFGRIIELVEEAQDSKSEAERFIDRFAKYYTPAVLALAIIVWLVSRNIELAITILVLGCPGALVIGVPVSNVAGIGNGARHGVLLKGSEVISDFSRLDTMIFDKTGTLTMGNPSVAERLHYGEDVERALGCLASVERESGHPLAKAVLAEIGETTFFPVENTEVIKGGGITANVDGSRVAVGNVALMEREGVHIGAEAAADIARIEANGSSLVLASVDGELKVLMGVKDRIRPGVKEHLQKLKRLGVKNLVMLSGDNQGTVDSVSRELGLTEAHGNMLPEDKAAYVKRLIEEGRIVAFVGDGVNDSPSLALAQIGIAMGGGTDVAIETSDVVLMNSDFGRLPHALGLTKATARNMRQNIYIAVGVVLFLLAALIYSEWMNMSIGMLVHEGSILVVILNGMRLIGYRLR, from the coding sequence GTGCAGAGATACATTCTTGCCCGCAAGAACCAGATAGCGTTGATCTGCGGAGTGCTGATCGCGGTTTCTTTCGCGGCGCACCTGGGCTTCCTCGACGAGTGGATCGCCCTGTGGGGCCTGGTGTCGGCCTCCGTGCTGGGGGTCGCGCCGATCGCCATCCAGGCCTTCCAGTCGCTGAGGTTCCGGGTGGTCAGCATCGACGTGCTCGTCACGGTCGCAGTCTCCGGGGCGTTCTTCATCAGGAACTTCGAGGAGTCGGCCATTGTGACCTTCCTCTTCCTGTTCGGCGCCTACCTTGAGCAGCGCACCCTCAACAAGACCCGCGCGGCCATCAAGGAGCTGACCGAGATGGCCCCGGAGAGCGCGCTGAAGCTGTTGGAGAGCGGCGAGTACGAGGAGGTAGACGTCGACGAGGTCGACATAGGGGACGTGCTGCTCGTAAAGACGGGAGACAAGATCCCTGTGGACGGCACGGTCCTGTCCGGCGAGGGCAGCATCAACGAAGCCAGCATCACCGGCGAGTCCCTTCCGGTCGAGAAGGAGAAGGGCTCCGGCGTCTTCGCGGGCACCATACTCGACAACGGCACCCTCCAGATAGTCGCGGACAGAGTGGGGGAGGACACCACCTTCGGCAGGATAATCGAGCTGGTGGAGGAGGCCCAGGACTCAAAGTCCGAGGCGGAGCGCTTCATAGACCGGTTCGCCAAGTACTACACCCCGGCGGTCCTCGCGCTGGCCATAATAGTCTGGCTGGTCTCGCGAAACATCGAGTTGGCGATCACGATACTCGTACTCGGCTGCCCCGGAGCTCTTGTGATAGGGGTTCCCGTGTCCAACGTGGCGGGCATAGGCAACGGCGCGCGCCACGGAGTGCTGCTCAAGGGCAGCGAGGTGATCTCGGACTTCAGCCGGCTGGACACGATGATCTTCGACAAGACCGGCACCCTCACGATGGGCAACCCGTCCGTCGCCGAGAGGCTGCACTACGGAGAGGACGTAGAGAGGGCCTTGGGCTGCCTGGCCAGCGTCGAGCGCGAGTCCGGCCATCCGCTGGCGAAGGCCGTGCTAGCAGAAATAGGCGAGACGACCTTCTTCCCGGTCGAGAACACCGAGGTGATCAAGGGCGGCGGGATCACCGCCAACGTTGACGGAAGCAGGGTGGCCGTCGGCAACGTCGCCCTGATGGAGCGGGAGGGAGTCCATATCGGTGCAGAGGCCGCGGCGGACATAGCCCGCATCGAGGCGAACGGCAGCTCGCTGGTGCTGGCCTCGGTGGACGGGGAGCTGAAGGTCCTGATGGGCGTCAAGGACAGGATACGGCCCGGGGTGAAGGAGCACCTGCAGAAGCTGAAGAGGCTCGGGGTGAAGAACCTAGTTATGCTCTCCGGCGACAACCAGGGCACGGTGGATTCGGTGAGCCGGGAGCTTGGCCTGACCGAGGCGCACGGGAACATGCTGCCCGAGGACAAGGCCGCCTACGTGAAGCGGCTGATCGAGGAGGGCCGGATCGTGGCGTTCGTCGGCGACGGGGTCAACGACAGTCCCTCGCTTGCCCTCGCCCAGATAGGCATAGCGATGGGCGGCGGCACGGATGTCGCTATAGAGACCTCCGACGTTGTCCTGATGAACTCCGACTTCGGACGATTGCCCCATGCCCTCGGGCTGACCAAGGCCACGGCGAGGAACATGAGGCAGAACATCTACATAGCAGTGGGCGTGGTCCTCTTCCTGCTGGCCGCTCTGATCTACAGCGAGTGGATGAACATGTCCATAGGAATGCTGGTTCACGAGGGCAGCATACTGGTGGTCATACTGAACGGAATGAGACTTATCGGCTACAGGCTGAGATAG
- a CDS encoding helix-turn-helix domain-containing protein, translating to MASHLGITQETLSRRQSALQDEGQIALEGHRRITIKKPPRPRGNRQRGVDASGCDEAGGVCRRFFYYFARDFFTS from the coding sequence CTGGCCTCGCACCTCGGCATCACGCAGGAGACCCTCAGCCGGAGGCAGTCCGCGCTCCAGGACGAGGGACAGATCGCCCTTGAGGGACACAGGAGGATAACGATAAAAAAACCGCCCCGGCCTCGAGGGAATCGGCAGCGGGGCGTAGACGCAAGCGGATGTGACGAGGCTGGCGGCGTGTGCCGCCGGTTTTTTTACTATTTCGCCCGAGATTTCTTTACCTCGTAG
- a CDS encoding metal-binding protein, protein MKTATIQLEPLACPSCVQKIEKAVKSFDGVEQESVQIMFNSGKVKFDFDDEKLALDEVEKAITGLGYEVKKSRAK, encoded by the coding sequence ATGAAGACAGCAACGATACAGCTTGAGCCGTTGGCCTGCCCGTCATGCGTGCAGAAGATAGAGAAAGCGGTCAAATCCTTCGACGGAGTGGAGCAGGAGAGTGTGCAGATAATGTTCAACTCCGGCAAGGTCAAGTTCGATTTCGACGACGAAAAGCTCGCCCTGGACGAGGTAGAGAAGGCCATCACCGGCCTCGGCTACGAGGTAAAGAAATCTCGGGCGAAATAG
- a CDS encoding iron-sulfur cluster repair di-iron protein, ric: MTVANQAFTEAAAKHMETLKMYVPIVARVHGKEHPEFHEVKTIFDSMEKKLAGEAPDLAGEFEALRRITDDYAVPGDVCESYEAVYNMLSEMDRAYSA; the protein is encoded by the coding sequence ATGACAGTGGCGAACCAGGCATTCACAGAGGCGGCTGCAAAACACATGGAGACGTTGAAGATGTACGTGCCCATAGTGGCCCGGGTGCACGGCAAGGAGCACCCGGAGTTTCACGAGGTCAAGACTATCTTCGATTCGATGGAGAAGAAGCTGGCGGGGGAGGCTCCCGACCTGGCCGGGGAGTTCGAGGCCCTGCGCAGGATCACCGATGACTACGCCGTTCCGGGCGACGTCTGCGAGAGCTACGAGGCGGTCTACAACATGCTCTCCGAGATGGACCGGGCCTACAGCGCCTGA
- a CDS encoding chemotaxis protein CheW, giving the protein MAEQQLVVFGLGNEEFGIDISSVREIVKIQHITTIPQSMDFVEGIVNLRGVIVPIVDLNKKFMTMMQSSTDDAEMRIIVVNMAGQNIGILVDAVSEILRVPNEAIEPTPPIVSSGISSDFIRGVAKVDERLIIFLDLDCIFSSEEQEALARAAG; this is encoded by the coding sequence ATGGCTGAGCAGCAGCTGGTGGTATTCGGCCTCGGCAACGAGGAGTTCGGAATAGACATCTCAAGCGTCAGGGAGATAGTCAAGATACAGCACATAACCACAATTCCCCAATCTATGGACTTCGTGGAGGGGATAGTGAACCTTAGAGGCGTGATAGTTCCCATAGTGGACCTGAACAAGAAGTTCATGACCATGATGCAGAGCAGCACCGACGACGCGGAAATGCGGATCATAGTGGTCAACATGGCCGGTCAGAACATAGGCATACTGGTGGACGCGGTGTCGGAGATACTGAGAGTCCCGAACGAGGCCATTGAGCCCACGCCGCCGATAGTCTCAAGCGGGATAAGCTCCGACTTCATCAGGGGAGTGGCCAAGGTGGATGAGAGGCTGATAATCTTCCTGGACCTGGACTGCATCTTCTCCAGCGAGGAGCAGGAGGCCCTGGCAAGGGCCGCAGGGTAG
- a CDS encoding HD domain-containing protein: MAPLREADNLNRVILNSPLIILWGEASENRPVDFISDNINRYGYTMPEIVMEESPFDWIVFEEDKERVSEAFRKALEEKPDSFVMDYRILDANGRAHWVEDRVTFYYDEKGNTHLYQSCLMDITDRKQTEGRLTLLHEMSMAFMEELDADSLIKKILAKSAEFIGASDGLVSVMDNDGVTRRVKCALGLFEPLVGAHRASDKGLHGEVLRGGRRVVVDDYRTYPGRTDREEFKDITTVIGIPLHRGKRLLGFITLAFRHEVKKIDEQAMEHIDQFAAAASIALDNVQLYEEARREAEERKRAEYELAKGYDTLHTTFTDVIRTMGKIVGKKDPYTLEHQERVASLSAELGRRTGLDEERCEGLHIAGLVHDIGKIEVPGEILSKPGKLSPIELELVKGHAQSGYDILKEVDFPWPVAEIARQHHERLDGSGYPLGLSGEGILPEARILAVADVVEAMISHRPYRPALGLEAALKEIREGSGVLYSPEVVDACLELFEEQRGFIGDS; this comes from the coding sequence ATGGCGCCTCTAAGAGAAGCAGACAATCTGAACCGCGTCATCTTGAACAGCCCGTTGATTATTCTCTGGGGCGAGGCATCGGAGAACCGCCCCGTCGACTTCATCTCGGACAATATTAACCGCTACGGGTACACGATGCCTGAGATCGTCATGGAGGAGTCCCCATTCGACTGGATTGTGTTCGAGGAGGACAAGGAGCGAGTGTCCGAGGCCTTTCGCAAGGCGCTCGAGGAGAAACCCGATTCTTTCGTCATGGACTATAGGATTCTCGACGCCAACGGGAGGGCGCACTGGGTGGAAGATCGCGTGACCTTTTACTACGATGAGAAAGGCAACACTCACCTCTACCAGTCCTGCCTCATGGACATAACGGACAGAAAACAGACAGAGGGGCGACTGACCCTCTTGCACGAGATGTCCATGGCCTTCATGGAGGAGCTCGATGCCGATTCTCTGATAAAGAAGATCCTCGCGAAGTCAGCGGAGTTCATAGGTGCGTCCGACGGCCTGGTCAGCGTGATGGACAACGATGGCGTAACAAGGAGAGTCAAGTGCGCCCTGGGACTGTTCGAACCGCTCGTCGGGGCGCACAGAGCCTCGGACAAAGGCCTGCACGGAGAGGTGTTAAGAGGGGGAAGGCGCGTCGTGGTGGACGACTACCGCACCTACCCGGGGCGGACAGACAGGGAGGAGTTCAAGGACATAACGACCGTAATCGGTATCCCCCTGCACCGCGGGAAGCGTCTTCTCGGCTTCATCACTCTCGCCTTTCGCCACGAGGTAAAAAAAATCGACGAGCAGGCCATGGAGCATATCGACCAGTTTGCCGCGGCTGCTTCTATTGCGCTCGACAACGTACAGCTGTACGAGGAGGCGCGCAGGGAGGCAGAGGAACGCAAGAGAGCGGAATATGAGCTGGCAAAAGGCTACGACACGCTACATACCACCTTCACCGACGTCATCAGGACGATGGGCAAGATTGTCGGCAAGAAGGACCCCTATACCTTAGAGCACCAGGAGCGTGTCGCGAGCCTGTCCGCCGAGCTAGGCAGAAGGACCGGGCTGGACGAGGAGCGCTGTGAGGGGCTGCACATCGCCGGCCTGGTTCACGACATAGGCAAGATCGAGGTCCCCGGCGAGATACTCAGCAAGCCGGGAAAGCTCTCCCCCATCGAGTTAGAGCTGGTGAAGGGCCACGCGCAGTCAGGCTACGATATCCTGAAGGAGGTGGACTTCCCCTGGCCGGTCGCCGAGATAGCCCGCCAGCACCACGAGAGACTCGACGGCTCCGGCTACCCGCTCGGCCTGAGTGGTGAGGGAATCCTGCCGGAGGCTCGCATCCTGGCAGTGGCGGACGTCGTGGAGGCGATGATCTCACATCGCCCCTACCGCCCGGCCCTGGGATTGGAGGCCGCCCTGAAGGAGATCAGGGAGGGGAGCGGCGTGCTGTACTCACCGGAAGTGGTGGACGCATGCCTGGAGCTCTTCGAAGAGCAACGGGGGTTTATCGGGGATAGCTGA